A window from Citrus sinensis cultivar Valencia sweet orange chromosome 5, DVS_A1.0, whole genome shotgun sequence encodes these proteins:
- the LOC102621087 gene encoding non-functional pseudokinase ZRK2-like, whose amino-acid sequence MKYRKSVRYASERCFNNIVFASQMNHKSILKLIGCCLEAEMPALVYEPAGYCTLADRLYGPLQTHLEPLLLTHRLKVAMETANAVAYLRFGFPQPVVFRNIEPWNILFQEEYAAKLFDFSLSKSIPEGKTHIKASTAIGSLEFAAPEYLTTGYYNEKTDVYSFGKLLLVLLTGRTIGHLSRLATGGSNFFITDRVEKFIRSNGYMNIDPVIVGGGSCFRKEEKLQAYVELTFKCLSHSAENRPTMIDVAKKLRQMYRTSV is encoded by the coding sequence ATGAAGTACCGCAAATCCGTCCGTTATGCATCCGAACGCTGCTTCAATAACATAGTATTTGCATCACAAATGAATCACAAAAGCATCTTGAAGTTGATTGGATGTTGTCTCGAGGCAGAAATGCCTGCCCTTGTTTATGAACCTGCGGGTTATTGTACTCTTGCCGATCGTCTTTACGGTCCACTGCAGACCCATTTGGAGCCTCTACTACTGACACATAGGCTAAAGGTAGCAATGGAGACAGCTAATGCTGTTGCATATCTACGCTTTGGATTTCCTCAGCCTGTAGTGTTTCGAAACATCGAGCCTTGGAATATATTATTCCAGGAAGAATATGCAGccaaattgtttgatttttcactATCCAAGTCAATTCCAGAAGGTAAAACCCACATAAAAGCTAGTACTGCAATTGGATCACTAGAATTTGCTGCTCCAGAGTACCTTACTACAGGTTATTACAATGAAAAGACCGATGTTTATAGCTTTGGTAAGTTACTGCTCGTGCTTTTAACCGGAAGAACCATAGGTCACCTTTCTCGTCTTGCAACTGGTGGtagtaattttttcataacGGACCGTGTGGAGAAATTTATCAGAAGTAATGGATACATGAATATTGATCCTGTAATCGTTGGGGGTGGATCTTGTTTTcggaaagaagagaaattgcAAGCTTATGTAGAGCTTACCTTTAAATGTCTCTCTCATTCAGCTGAAAATAGGCCAACAATGATTGATGTGGCCAAAAAACTCAGGCAAATGTATCGCACTTCTgtctaa